A section of the Macadamia integrifolia cultivar HAES 741 chromosome 9, SCU_Mint_v3, whole genome shotgun sequence genome encodes:
- the LOC122089173 gene encoding chaperone protein DnaJ-like isoform X1 has product MNMHGITQTLETTIRFDSLSICCSSKPPHSFLYLKNQAKSYIPIPRYGRRSDFNLFLFAPQSFSPSSKKRAKRNCYTLLRASRRESPYEVLGVSPTATPEEIKRAYRKLALRFHPDVNKEANAQEKFMRIKHAYNTLLNSGSRQRYDFGNSASSYSSSRDQRNQDEEFYGFGNFVMDVQITIEDFFRDLQAEFRNWEADVGSQGKPKSLWEELADIGEEFVEFLEKELNITDPNVESGNNNESPPSGDPYEKSQSGSGEDDQNKADNESSIEDNIGDIEATLAKLKKELGL; this is encoded by the exons ATGAATATGCATGGAATCACCCAAACTCTAGAAACGACGATAAGGTTCGACTCTCTCAGTATTTGTTGTTCTTCTAAACCTCCTCACAGTTTTCTCTATCTGAAGAACCAAGCAAAATCTTATATACCCATTCCTAGATATGGCCGAAGAAGCGATTTCAATCTTTTTCTGTTCGCTCCACAGTCTTTCTCGCCGAGTTCCAAGAAGAGGGCCAAACGTAACTGTTATACCCTTTTAAGAGCAAGCCGAAGAGAGTCTCCGTATGAAGTTTTGGGCGTCTCGCCCACCGCAACACCTGAAGAAATTAAGAGAGCTTATAGAAAGCTTGCGCTCAGGTTCCATCCTGATGTTAACAAGGAG GCCAATGCTCAGGAGAAGTTTATGAGGATAAAACATGCATACAATACATTATTGAACTCAGGATCTCGGCAGAGATATGATTTTGGAAATAGTGCATCCAGTTATTCCAGCTCCAGAGATCAAAGAAACCAAGATGAGGAGTTCTATGGTTTTG GTAACTTTGTGATGGATGTTCAAATAACAATAG AGGACTTCTTTAGAGATCTCCAAGCAGAATTCCGTAACTGGGAAGCTGATGTTGGTTCACAAGGAAAGCCAAAGAGCTTATGGGAGGAATTGGCG GACATTGGTGAAGAATTTGTGGAATTTCTAGAGAAAGAGCTGAACATAACCGATCCCAATGTTGAAAGCGGAAACAACAATGAAAGTCCGCCAAGTGGTGATCCATATGAAAAATCCCAGTCAGGCAGTGGGGAAGATGACCAAAACAAAGCAGACAATGAGAGCAGCATTGAGGACAATATCGGTGATATTGAGGCCACTCTTGCTAAGTTGAAGAAGGAATTGGGGCTATAG
- the LOC122089174 gene encoding uncharacterized protein LOC122089174 produces the protein MIPCSKYLMGFFLIFFLFFASALANSSFSASNGTTVYEVLTQHGLPSGLLPDSVKNFSISDDGSFVVELEKPCYVQFEYLVYYDQKITGTINIGSITNLDGIEVKRFFLWLDVDEIRVDLPPNDYIYFQVGIINKKLDAKQFQTVHACKDGLSRQGSWKDILKKVATPINEVPMLLTE, from the exons ATGATTCCTTGTTCGAAATATCTTATGGGtttctttctcatcttcttcttgttcttcgcTTCTGCACTTGCAAACTCCTCGTTTTCAGCCTCTAATGGCACAACAGTCTACGAAGTCCTAACCCAACATGGCCTCCCGAGTGGCCTCTTACCCGACTCCGTAAAAAATTTCTCTATCTCTGACGATGGGAGCTTCGTTGTGGAATTGGAAAAGCCCTGTTACGTTCAGTTCGAGTACTTGGTCTATTACGATCAGAAGATCACTGGTACGATCAACATCGGGTCGATCACGAATCTTGATGGGATTGAGGTGAAGCGCTTCTTTTTGTGGCTTGATGTCGATGAGATCAGGGTGGATTTGCCGCCGAACGATTACATATATTTTCAGGTGGGGATCATCAACAAGAAGCTTGATGCTAAGCAGTTCCAGACTGTTCATGCTTGCAAGGATGGTCTCTCTCGCCAAGGTTCTTGGAAGGATATTCTGAAGAAG GTTGCAACTCCCATAAATGAAGTCCCAATGCTTCTAACGGAGTAA
- the LOC122088635 gene encoding protein translation factor SUI1 homolog, with protein MVELDIQIPPPFDPFAEAKDSGAAGAKEYVHIRIQQRNGKKSLTTVQGLKQEYNCEKILKDLKKEFCCNGTVVSDQKLGGKVIQLQGDQRKNVSNFLIKAGIAKKEQIKIHGF; from the coding sequence ATGGTTGAACTCGACATCCAGATCCCTCCTCCTTTTGACCCATTTGCTGAGGCTAAGGACTCAGGTGCCGCTGGGGCTAAAGAGTATGTGCACATCCGTATACAGCAgaggaatggaaagaaaagcttGACGACAGTGCAAGGGCTGAAACAAGAGTACAACTGCGAGAAGATCCTTAAGGACCTCAAGAAGGAGTTTTGTTGCAATGGTACTGTTGTGTCAGACCAGAAATTGGGGGGAAAGGTCATTCAGCTCCAAGGTGATCAACGGAAGAACGTCTCAAATTTCCTAATCAAGGCTGGTATTGCTAAGAAAGAGCAGATCAAGATTCATGGTTTCTAA
- the LOC122089173 gene encoding chaperone protein DnaJ-like isoform X2, producing the protein MNMHGITQTLETTIRFDSLSICCSSKPPHSFLYLKNQAKSYIPIPRYGRRSDFNLFLFAPQSFSPSSKKRAKRNCYTLLRASRRESPYEVLGVSPTATPEEIKRAYRKLALRFHPDVNKEANAQEKFMRIKHAYNTLLNSGSRQRYDFGNSASSYSSSRDQRNQDEEFYGFEDFFRDLQAEFRNWEADVGSQGKPKSLWEELADIGEEFVEFLEKELNITDPNVESGNNNESPPSGDPYEKSQSGSGEDDQNKADNESSIEDNIGDIEATLAKLKKELGL; encoded by the exons ATGAATATGCATGGAATCACCCAAACTCTAGAAACGACGATAAGGTTCGACTCTCTCAGTATTTGTTGTTCTTCTAAACCTCCTCACAGTTTTCTCTATCTGAAGAACCAAGCAAAATCTTATATACCCATTCCTAGATATGGCCGAAGAAGCGATTTCAATCTTTTTCTGTTCGCTCCACAGTCTTTCTCGCCGAGTTCCAAGAAGAGGGCCAAACGTAACTGTTATACCCTTTTAAGAGCAAGCCGAAGAGAGTCTCCGTATGAAGTTTTGGGCGTCTCGCCCACCGCAACACCTGAAGAAATTAAGAGAGCTTATAGAAAGCTTGCGCTCAGGTTCCATCCTGATGTTAACAAGGAG GCCAATGCTCAGGAGAAGTTTATGAGGATAAAACATGCATACAATACATTATTGAACTCAGGATCTCGGCAGAGATATGATTTTGGAAATAGTGCATCCAGTTATTCCAGCTCCAGAGATCAAAGAAACCAAGATGAGGAGTTCTATGGTTTTG AGGACTTCTTTAGAGATCTCCAAGCAGAATTCCGTAACTGGGAAGCTGATGTTGGTTCACAAGGAAAGCCAAAGAGCTTATGGGAGGAATTGGCG GACATTGGTGAAGAATTTGTGGAATTTCTAGAGAAAGAGCTGAACATAACCGATCCCAATGTTGAAAGCGGAAACAACAATGAAAGTCCGCCAAGTGGTGATCCATATGAAAAATCCCAGTCAGGCAGTGGGGAAGATGACCAAAACAAAGCAGACAATGAGAGCAGCATTGAGGACAATATCGGTGATATTGAGGCCACTCTTGCTAAGTTGAAGAAGGAATTGGGGCTATAG